The DNA segment GAATTTGATGAGCGCCTGCGGATGGATATCACGTATATCGAGCGACGTTGCTTGCGGTTGGATATTCAAATATTCGTTCGCACGCTTTTTTCGGTTCTTCAGCAAGAAGGCGCTTATTGAAATCACTTTGTGGCCATTGTTCACTGCCAATCCGAAAAGCAAGAAAGCGCCAATTTTTTAACATTTAATGAATTGGTGGAATGGTTCGATGTAGTGGTACCTTTTTCTTATATCTGTCACATATATCCAGTGAGATAATTATTAGCAGATATACAGTTTTTATATTTTATTAAGATTACTACACAAGTAATCAGGAGGACGGTCAATGGAATTTCGCCTTTATCTCCAAATGCTCCGGCGTAGTTGGTGGATAATTTTTTTAACTGCCTTTTCTGCGTTGATCATTGCGCTCGGGTTTGTCTATTTCGCAACCCCCATCTACCGCGCCTCTACGCTGCTCATCGTCAGCCCCAATATTGAAGCCATCGGGGATGAAAATCAATACCAGATCGTTAGCAGCCTGGTCGCGTTGGACAAACGCTCAATTGTAGGCACATACGCTGAAATTCTGAATAGCGGAACAGTCTACAATAACACGCTTACAAAAATGGGCCTCGGCATTGAAAGTATGATCGACTATGAATACTTTACGGTGGTGCTTCCGGATGCCAATATTCTTGAGCTCGCCGTGGAGGGGCCGAATCCGGCAACCGTAACTGTGCTTGCCAATAGCCTCAGCCAGAGTGCGGTTGAATATATTTCTGATCTCTACACAGTTTACGATATTGATATTCTGGATGCAGCCACGCAACCCATAAAGCCAGTCCGCCCACAGCCTGTGCGCGATGCTGCCCTGGCTTTCACATTGGGCCTATTGCTTGGCGCCGTGCTGGCTATTGTTCGAGAACAGTTACGCACACCCCTGGAAGCGCTACTGGAACGGACACAGGTTGACGGCATCTCCCAGGCATATAACCGCCGCTATTTCACCGATCAGCTTGATTCGCTCACGGGAAAATCTCCCGATATCCTGGTTGCACTGGGGCTGGTTAAGCTAGATGGCCTGAGCAACTATTTGACAGTTCTGCCGCAGCCGGTCATTCAACAACTATTGCGCCAAATTACCGCAATCATGCGAAAAGAATTACGCGGAAATGATATTATCGGCCGTTGGGATGATGTTACCTTCTCAATTATGTTGCCAGACACACCCGGAAAAGCAGCATATAGCACGCTTGGCCGCGTCCAGATGGCGCTCTCGACCCCCATGCGTTTTAGCCATGATGGCGAGGTGATATTACTTAGCCCCAAGGTTGGCATTGGGGAACGCCTACAAGGCGACGGAGCTACGGTTCTCGTTGAACGCGCCGAAGGCGCTCTAGATGAAGCGGAACACGATGAAAGTGGTTTGATCTTGTTTAAGACGCGCGCATTGATCGGGTTCTAGCCCCAATGGCAAATCACGCCCATTTACCAGCACCCACGCGAGAGGTCGCCCTGTGAACGTCTCTTCTACCAACCAATCCAACCCCTGGCTTCAGATCATGTATGCCCTGATTGGGATTGGCGTAGGCGTGGGTGCTGGTTTTCTTGTATTCACTACTCCCGATACGCTCAAACTTTTTGTAATCATCATCGGCGCTTTCGCCTTCATTGTTTCTGTGGCGCGCGTCGAATGGGGGCTATTGGTGCTGGCATTTATGGTGTACACCAATATCTCCGATATTGCCATTGTATTCCACGGGGCGCCATCGGTAACAAAATCTTTTGTCTTCTTGCTCTTGTTCGCAATTTTGATGCGCTGGATTGCTTATAACGAAAAACCCAACGGCTGGCAACGTGCTTTAGCGCTGCTCGCCGGTTATGGGATAGTAGGTTTCGCATCTATTTTGTACGCCGCCAGCCCAGAGCGCTCACAAGATGCCCTCGAATTGTATATCAAGAACGCAATGATTGTGGTTGTAGTCGTGATTCTTTTGCAACGCGCCGTAACACTTCGGCGCGTTATTTGGGCTTTGCTGATTGCAGGTATTTTCTTGGGGACACTTACGGTTATTCAATATGCCACAGGCACATACGGCAATAATTACTTCGGTTTTGCGCAAACCAGTGCGGCAGTTCTCGTCGGAGCATCCAGCACGAACCGCGTTAGCGGGCCGATTAACGACCCTAATTATTACGCGTTAATCATGACAGTGCTGGTTCCACTGGCGCTGGACCGGGTTTGGCACGAGAAAAATCGCTGGATGCGGATTCTTTCCGTGTGGGCGTTTGGAGCGACGGTGGCCGCAGTGATACTGACTTACTCGCGCAGCGGATTCGTCACCCTGGTGGCGGTCATCGGATTGATGTTACTCTACCGCACCCCAAATCTGAAAAATTTACTCATTTTGTTAATGCTTGGGGTGATGCTATTTCAATTTATCCCTACACAATATACTGAACGTCTTGAATCGATGTTATCTTTCCTGCCGGGTTCCGGCAGCAGCCTGCGCGAGGACGAAGCCGTTCGCGGGCGCACTAGTGAACTGCTGGTCGGTTGGAATATGTTCCTGGACAACCCGGTTTTGGGTGTTGGCTACGATAATTACCCGATTCATTATCAGGCCTATTCGCGCCAGGTGGGTCTTGATCCGCGCGCAACCGAACGCTCAGCGCATAATTTATATATTGAAATTCTCGCTGAAACCGGCATTGTCGGACTAATATTTTTTCTGGCAATTGTGATTATCACTTTGCGCGATATCTATTGGAGCGCTAAAAATCTTCAAGCACAAGGTCTGCGCGACACAGCCGATATGGCAACTGCGGTGGGGGTAAGTCTGCTGGGTTATTTATTGGCATCGGTTTTCATTCATGATGCCTACCAACGATATTTCTGGTTAATCGTTGGCATTGCGATGGCGATTCCTAAAATGGCGAAAAACGAAATCGCTGTTCAAAAAGTAGCCACGCAAAAATCCTAATTCCCCACCATGACATCGGAAGCTGACACGCGTTCGGCCTTTGTAAAGAAAAAAGCCATACAGGGGACATTTTGGTCATATCTTTCTTTTATCATCGGTAAACTGCTCTCTTTCGCCACGACCATCATTTTGGCGCGCTTGTTGCTGCCCGAAGAATTTGGTCTGGTCGGCTACGCCACTGTTGTGATCGATTATCTCGATGTACTCAATACGCTGGGCATGGGCACCGCCATCATTTCCCGCAAAGATCGCATTGAAGAAGCCTCCAATATCGCTTTTTACAGCAGCACAATTCTGAGCATTGTGCTCTATCTCCTTGCCTGGGTGGCAGCCCCCTTCGCAGCCGCCTATTTTAGCGAACCAGCAGTAACGCCGCTATTGCGCGTGATTGCACTCACCCTGCCAATTTACGCGCTCGGCGCGATCCCCGGAGCGCATATCCAAAAGAATTTGCGCTTCAAAATCAAAATCATCCCCGATTTCAGCCGAAGTTTTAGTAAAGGGCTGGTATCGGTTGTGCTCGCCTGGGCTGGTTTTGGCGTTTGGAGTCTGATCTGGGGGCAAATTGTCAGCGCTTTTATCGTTGTCATTCTGAATTGGATCTTGGGCAAATGGCGGCCTACGCGCGTCTTCGATCGCCAGGTATCCAAAGAAATGCTCACTTTCGGCGGACATATTGTGGCCATCGGTTTTATCGGTGTGCTGCTCAACAATGTAGACTATTTGATAGTAGGCCGGGTATTGGGTGCTGCAGCATTGGGCTACTACACGCTGGCCTACCGCATGCCCGAATTGGTGATCCGCACCATCAACCTGGGTGTAGACCGGGTTGCCCACCCCATTCTCTCAACCCTGCAGTGGGATCAAGAACAACTACGCAGCGTTTACCGCAATTACCTGCGTTATACATCGCTGGCAATTCTGCCTGCGGGCGTGGGGCTGGCAATCCTTTCAGCTCCCATTATTCGCATATTCTATTCCAGCGAATGGCTTGCCTCGATTCCTGTTATGCGCTGGATCGCCATCGCCGTAATGGTTGGCGCGCTGGGGCATATTCCCGGCGTGCTCTACAAAGCCATCAACCGGCCCGATATTCTAAACAAATTGGCCCTCATCAAACTGCCGCTAACCATCGCGATATTATGGTACGGCTCGCGCTGGGGTATTGTTGGTGTCGCGCTGGGGCATGTGCTGCTGGCCTTTATTAAAGTCACCCTCGATACGGTGGTCGCCGGGCGCTTCGTCAATTTCGGCTTGTGGCAGGTATTCAAAACCATCTCGCCCGCGTTTTGGGGCGCCATCATCATGGGGGCTGCCATCCTGCCGTTGCATCTAATCCCCAATTTTTCCGATATTCCCAAACTCATCACAGCCATAATTCTTGGGGCGGGTGTTTTTATCGCGATTGTTTACTGGCTTGACCCAACTTTGATTCACAAGAGCAAATCCATGTTACGCGGCGTATTTCAGAAATAAAGGCATATCCCTGTGAGACGGTTAGATCATCCCCGCGTGAGTGCGATCATCACCACCTATAACTGCCAGGCATTCATCAGCGACGCGATTACCAGCGTACTTTCGCAAACGCGGCCCGTCGATGAATTCATCATCGTCGATGACGGTTCCACCGATGCCACGCGCACCGTCATCCAGCGTTTCTCTGGTTACGGTATCCAACTCATCACGCAAGAAAATCAGGGGCCGGGCGCGGCGCGCAATACCGGCATCCGGGCTTCCAGCGGGGATCTGATCGCCTTTTTGGATTGCGACGACATCTGGCTGCCCCATAAAACGCAGGTTCAGGCGGATTATTTAAAAGGATGGCCGCGGGACTCGCTCGTAGGTGCCCATAGCTGGTGGTGGAATACCTACTCCGATGTGTGGACTGTAAAACGACGCGGCATCCCTCGAGGCAAAGACAAAGCCCCGGAGATTCTGATCCACAACTTTGTCGGCAACCCGTCGGCCACCCTGTTCCGCCGCGAACTCTTCGAGCAGGTCGGCATCTTCGATGAATCCCTGCACTGGGGCGAAGATTGGGAACTGTGGATGCGCATCCTGCAACAGCTTGAGATGGGTTTCATCCCCGAACCGCTCATTATCTACCGCTGGCATAGCGGCAATATTTCACACGAACGCATGTGGGAGCGCTTCACTTATCTGGAAAATATCGCCCTGACGCAAATTGGGGCATATCCTCATCGAATCCAACGCCTGTTTCTGCAAGGACGAGCCAAAGCGCGCTGGGCGCTGGAGCGAAGCTGGCATCTGCGTTCCCGTAACGCGCCGCGTATCAGGCGGCTTGGCTATCTCGGACGTGCTTTCTTATATTCCCCCTTTGAACAACTCGGCGAAAAATTTAAATTGCTCATCTCGACTGTCCTCGGCACAACAAAGTATCGCGCGCTGCAAGATTTGATGGCGCGGCGCGGATCAGGCAAATCCGCCGCGCGGGCCGACAAAGACCTAAATAAACCGGATTGCCGGACGTTGCTCAAGCCCGCGCCAGGCCTGTCGTATTCATTCTGTTCACCCGAGAAAGCCGAATAATTATGTATATCGCCCACATGATCGACAGCCTGACGGTGGGGGGCGCGCAAACGCTAATTCTTACGTTCGCCAAAGCTTTAAGGGAAATCAATACCGAAAGTTCTATCCAGCACAAGTTTGCCGTCATCAATCTGGGTTATTCCACCATCCAAAAAAGCCTCGAAGACCAGGGAGCGGTTGTCTTTACGCTGGAAAGTGATCGCTTGATCAGCCCCAAAGAAAACCTGGCCTTATTGGGCATTTTACGGCGCGAAAAATTTGATGCGGTCCACTCCCATCTGACGCGCTCAAATATCCTGGGCGCTGTGCTCGGATCGCTGATGGGAATCCCATCGGTTTGCACATTGCACTCAACCAGCGAAGATCCGCGTCATCATAACCCCAAACGATATCAACTGGAAACCTGGGCCTTACAAAATTTTGCGCACAAAGTTTTTGCTGTGGGGCATTCGGTGGCGCAGGTGCATCAGGCCAGGTTCCAGTCCAAAACGATTGAAATTCTACTTAACCCTGTCGATGAGATTCCAGAGATTGCGCCCAAGGCGCGCCTCCGGTTGCGCGCGGCATTATCCGGTGATGCCCGACGCCCGCTGATTATCGCCGTAGGGCGTTTACTACCACCAAAAGGTTATCAAGATTTAATATCTGCTTTTGCAATTCTGCGAAAAACACACCCGGAGGCTTTTCTGGCGATTGCTGGCAAAGGGTTCCTGCAAGACGATCTGGCGCAACAGATTGAGCGCAGCGGCTTACACGGCCACGCCCGGCTGCTAGGCAACCGCGAGGATGTGCCCGCGCTGTTGAAAGCCGCCGATATTTTTGCCAGTTCTTCGCATTGGGAGGGCCTGCCCCTGGCAATCCTGGAGGCTATGTCCGCGGGTTTGCCGATTGTTGCCACCGATGTCGGTGATATTGCCCACATCGTGAACGCGCAACGCGGATTGGTCGTGCCCCCTCACAAACCCAAAGCTATCGCAGATGCACTCGCCCAATTATTATCCGACCCCGATCAAAGGCGCGCATTCGGCAAAGCTGGCATGGTTTACGTTGCCCGTGAGCACAATGCCCTGGCATGGACACAATACCTGCTTGACACATACGAAGCCATCCAATACGATCGAAGCGTCCGCAATTTATTGCGGTAAAATTGTGGCACTATTACGAGCCGTATTTCGGGAGACAAATAATGAGCGGGAAGAAACTTCTCAATTTAATTAAACGTGCATCTTCGCACCTGGAACAATATCGCGCAAATTTATCCGATACCCTGCATCTTTCACCCAAAGATTTAGCCTGGAAAGTTCGTTGGCGCATGAAGCACGACCGCAATCCACTCTTTATCCAGATTCAAGACAAATATGCGGTGAAAGACTATGCCCAGGCGCGCGGCATCCGCACAGCCGAGTTGTACTACGTCACCGAGCAACCCGATAGCATCCCCTTCGACACGCTGCCCGAAAACTTTTTTATCCGGGCAAACCACGGCTGCGGCTGGAATATCCTTTGCAAAGAAGGCATAATTTACTACTACAAAAGTGGTGAAGACCTCGGCAACCGCGATATGTCCAAATACATCATCACGCAGAATGATTGTATCCAATTCTGCAAAACCTGGCTGAATTCGATCTATTCAAAAAGCCAGTGGGCATACCAACACATCAAGCCCCGTATCATTGTTGAAGAATTACTCATGCCGCGCGTTGGCGATGTATTGATTGATTATCGTTGTTTTACATTCAATGGCAAGGTCATCGCCATCAATGAAGATTCGCCGCTGCACAATATGGTCGAAGGCGTATTTGTGGATGCCAACTGGCAACCCTTTGATATTCCTAAACATATTGAGAAACCCCCTGTACCATTTCCTGAGAGACCCGAAACCCTGGATGAAATCGTAGCTGCGGCAGAAACGCTCGGCCAGGGGCTTGATTTTGCCCGTATCGATATTTATGACACCACCCGCGGCATTACACTCGGAGAAATCACGATCTACCCCTGGGGAGGCGAACTCAACACCCCTACCACTGACCCCGAGTTTAACCAATGGCTTGGCGATCATTGGGCGCTGCCAGAGCAGCATTAAACAACACAATTTCAACGCGAATTGCGCGAATGAACGAAAATCGCGAATAAAAAATTAGGAAATATTGGCGGAATTCGCCTATGCTCTCTGTGGCAAAAACCTGTTTGGTTCCGGGTTAGTTTATATCATGAAAGAAAACCTCAGCGTTGTGATGCTGGTCAATGAATTCCCGCCGCTCAAGGTTGGCGGCGGCGAACGACAGGCCGAACAACTTTCCATGCAACTGGTCAGGCAGGGGCTTATCGTCGGCGTGATCACTCGCGGCACGCAAGGCTTGCCAGATTATGAAACGCGCGACGGTTTTTGGGTGCAACGCATCCAGCCGCGCGGCGCGGGTAAGCTAAAATCGCTCAGTTTTTTGTTTGGAACTATGCGACAGCTCTGGCAGCGGCGCAGCGACTATCATATTATCCATGCGCACCTCGCCTTCACCCCGGCGATTGCTGCCGCGCTTACCGGAAAACTGCTGCGCAAACCGGTGATCGTCAAATTTGGCAACAGCGGCGAATTCGGTGACGTACAGGTTTCACAAGCCACGCGCCGCGGGCGCGTCAAACTAGCCTTGTTGCGGCGTTGGGGCAAGCGTTTTATCGCCCTGGATCAAGCCATGCACGCTGAATTATTGAACGCCGGTTTTGACCCTCAACGCGTGCAGCGCATGGACAACGGCGTTGATGCCGTGCAATTCCAACCCGCAGATGATCGCCAATTCCATAAAGCTGAACTCGGTCTGAGCGGGAAAACTGTGTTGCTTTTTATTGGCCGTCTTGAGGCGCAAAAATCGCTGCCATTGCTGATCGAGAGCTTCCACACGCTGTCGCAATCCCGCCCCAAAGTTTTTTTACTGCTGGTCGGTGACGGCCCCGACCGCCCGGCGCTGGCCGCGCAAATCTTGGCATTGGGATTGCGCGAGCAGGTGCGCTTCGTCGGCAACATCCGTGATGTGCGCCCGTATCTGGCCGCCAGCGATATTTTTGTACTGCCCTCCGTCTCAGAAGGCATGTCAAACGCGCTGCTAGAAGCCATGTCGAGCGGGTTGGCCTGCGTAGTCACCCGCGTTGGCAACGCCGCCGAAATGCTGCAAAATGGCGCCTGCGGCGTGCTGGTCGAACCAGGCAATCCGCACAATCTCAGCGGCGCATTCAACATGCTGCTCCAAAATCCAAAACGCTTACACACATTCGGCCAGAAAGCGCGCCAGCGCGTCGAAGAGCATTATGCCATCCAGATTGTCGGGCGCAAATACCAGGCGCTGTATGAAGAGTTGCTCCATGCGAATTCTGTATTTCATTGACAGCCTTAAAGTCGGCGGAGCAGAGGTTTTGCTGCGCAATTTGGCTACAGGCGTGCTCGCGGCGGGACACGAAATCCATATAGGTTATTGCACCCCCGGCCCGCTGGAGAACGACTTCCAGCGCATGGGCATCAACCTTTATCGCCTGCCGCACCGGTGGCGGGTTGATCCGCGCTTGTTGCTGCGCATGTACCAACTTGTACGCCGTCTCCGTCCGGATGTCGTTCACACCCACCTCTTCAAGAGCGATCTCCACGGGCGGCTGGCGGGGCGCATGGGCAACGCAGGGCGGGTTATTTCCACATTGCATAGCACAGACCCCTGGGCGGCAAAATTTCCGCTGGGGCGCATCTACGGCGCCACGGCGCGCTTTGCCGATATTTTGATAGCCGTTTCAGATGAGGTCAAAGCGTATCACATCCGCATGACAGGCGTGCCGCCGGAAAAAATTATCAGCATTGCGAATGGAATTGATATACAGAGATTCGCCGCGCGGCCCAAAGTGGGCAGCCATTTTCGGGCGCAGTATAATATCCCGCGGGACGCGTTGCTCCTGGGGGCGGTCGGGAGGCTGGTCCCCGACAAAGGGCACAGCGATTTCTTACGAGCCGCGGCCCTAATTGCGGAATCACACCCCCGAGTTTGGTTCATGTTAGTTGGGGATGGACCACTCCGAGCGAGTCTTGAACGTCAAACTGAGGCAGCAGGTATCCGCCCCCGGGTAGTGTTCACCGGTCTCATCGAAGAGATTCCCGCCGCCATGCAAGCCCTGGATATACTCGTCTTCTCTTCCCTGCGCGAAGGTCTGCCGCTAACCCTGCTCGAAGGCATGGCGGCCTCCAAGCCGGTTGTCGCAACCCAGGTCGGCGGCATCGGCGGCGTGCTAAAAAACGGCGTGAGCGGCTGGCTGGTGCCCGCTGGCGACGCGTCTGCATTGGCTCATGCTTGCCTGCGTCTGATTGAAGCCCCGGTGCAAATCGCCCAGATGGGCAAAGCGGCGCAACAGTGCGTCGAGGTCGAGTACACGCTGGAGCGCATGGTCGCGCAAACGCTGCAACTTTACACGAAAACCCTATGACCCCAAAGAAAATTCGCGTTTTTGAAATCGGGAAATCGACTGCCGGTGTAGGCGAGTATTTGCGCTGGCTGGCAGCGGGATTGGACAAAACCCAATTTGCGTTAACATTCGCCTGCATGTCCGAAGGTGGAGATGCTTTGGCCGCGAAGTTGGCGCAAATCGAGGGCGTGACAGCTTTCAGCATCCCCATGAATCGTTACAAAATCGCTCCGCTCTCCGACTTGCGTGCTTTGCTGCGCTTGAGGCGCGAGATACGGAGAGGCAATTTTGATTTGATCCATGCCCATGCCTCCAAGCCGGGGTTTATGGCGCGGTTGGCGGCGATTGGCACAGGCATTCCGGCGATCTATTCTCCGCATTGTTTCGCATTTCACGCGGGCGCGCATTCGCTCGCGGCGCGGGGAATCGCGTTTTTTGAGCGCGGCGCGGCACGCTGGCTGACCAGTAAAATCATTGCCGTGGCGCACGCTGAAGTTGTGTTAGCCCAACGCTATCGGGTCGGCAGCACAGAACAGTTCATCACCATTCATAGCGGCATTGACACAGCTCCCTTTGATATCCCGGTGCAAAAAGCTGCTGCGCGAGACGACCTGAATATTCCACCGGATGTGCCGCTGGTCGGCGCGGTGGGGCGCATGAGTCGGCAAAAAAATCCCTTGCTCTTTGTTCAGGCTGCAGCGTTAATTCACGCCCGGCTTCCCCAGGCTCATTTCATCTGGGTTGGCGACGGCCCGCTGATGGCCGCCGCAAAATCGCTGGCAGTTGAGTCTGGGTTGACAAAAATCCTGCACTTCCCCGGAAAGCGTAACGATATTCCTGAGCTGCTGGGCGCGTTAGATTTATTTGTGTTACCATCAGATTGGGAAGCATTCCCACTGACCATCCTTGAAGCCATGGCTGCCCGCCTGCCGGTGGTAGCCACCGACGTAATGGGTATTCCCGAAATTGTAATTCCCGGTAAAACCGGGCTGCTCGTCCCACCAAATGATGCCCCTGCCCTTGCAAATGCCATCATACAACTATTGGCCAACCCCAACCACGCCAAAATCATGGGCGAATGTGGTCGCCAGCACGTGGAAAGCGCATTTTCACGCCAACAAATGATCCGAAGTATCGCAGAAGCGTACCAAAGGACTGTTGCATAATCGCATAGAGTGGTGGATAATTATTGTACAAAAGGGCTGCCAATTTTTTAAGGAGAAAGACAAATGAAGAAACTTTTTGCCCTCACCTCCGCCATACTTGTAATTACATTTCTGATTTCTCCTGCCTATGCGCAGGATGATCAACCCCCGCCCGCAGATGAACCTGCCCAGGAAGTAGACCTTCCCACAGTTCAAAGCGGAGACGAGATTTATTTCAATCTGCTCGATTACACCGAAGAAGTGCTGTACGGACCATTCGACACCTTCACCTATACTTTTTCATTGCCAGCCAACTGGGAAATAACCCAGGCCGGTGAAGTCCGTTTGGCGATCAAAATTTTTACCGTGGGTGAAAACGCAGTCGGCGCTACGGCAGATTCTGCCGCTGATACGCTGGCAGCGCAATTAGAGAACACAATCGATGGGTCGTTGCAGGTATTTTTCAACGACCAGGTTCTCGACACAATTTTGCTCGAACAAAGTGGCGAACGCGTGGTAACGATCCCGATACCGCTGGAAACCATTGAGGCACTGGAACCCGGAAGAGATCACCAACTGATTGTAGAACTGGATGCCGGTGGAAGTTGCGACGAATTTGACCTGCGCACACGGGTTGCTATTCACCCCTATTCGTTGTTCAATTTCCCACATACGATCAACACCCCGACAACCGATCTGGCTTTGTTACCTCGGCCGATTTTCCAAAACTCATTCTTGCCCGATCAAGCTTTACTCATTGTCCCGGACAATCCCAGCATCAGCGAATTACAGGCAGCTTTTACCGTCGCCAGTGGTTTTGGTACGCTTACTGGCGGTCGCCTTGAATTAGCGCTGCGCTCAAACAGTCAGGTCACCCCCGACGAATTAGGGCAAAATCATCTCATTTTCGTGGGCAAACCGGCAAGTCTTTCCTTGCTCGGTTCAGTTGCCTTCCCCGTGGAGCCGGGCGAAAGCGCGTTGGGTTCACAAGGCGCTCAGACCGGCGATGGCATCATCGAGATGGCCGTTTCTCCGTGGAATTCAAACTACGTCGCCTTATTGGCAACCGGCATTGACGATATGGGTGTACTCAAAGCGGCTGCCGCCGTCAGTTCGGGTCAAATTCTAACTGGCGACCAGGAAAATTTTGTCATCGTTGCCAATATTGCCCCGGCCGCAGCCAATATCGAACAACGTCTCGATCAGACTTTTGCCGATCTGGGCTATGCCGACAGAAAACTCTGGCGCGTTGGCTATAGCGTCACCGAATACGAGTTTTATCTGCCCCCTGGACAAGTTCTGGACAATAACGCTTATCTCGATTTGCTCTTCAGTCACTCCAAATTGATGAACTACGATCTTTCGGGCATGGTTGTCACCATGAATGGCAAAGATATTGGCAGCATCAAATTCAACGATGACAATGCCGACTATAACCAGATACGCATCAATATTCCGCCAACAACAACCTATCCGGGCTACAATAAAGTTCGCGTCAGCGCCGAGCTAATTCCTCAAGATTATTGTATCGACCCGCGCCTCGGCAGCACCTGGGTGCGCATCTGGCCCGAAAGCACGCTTCATATCCCGACCAGCCCTCAAGTCGTCTCCACGGCGCAAAGTTTCGGTTTGGATACATATCCGGCCCCCTATTCGCTGCATCCGCTGCTCAGCTCGACCGCCCTCATCGTTCCGGCGGGCGACCCCGCAGCCTGGGAAGTAGCCGCAAAAGTGGCCTTCGATCTTGGCAATCAAGCTGATCCTGCAATTACAGATTTATCAGCCGCCTTTGCTGATTCTGTTCCCGATGAAATTCTCGGCGGCAGGAATCTAATTCTCGTAGGTTTGCCCTCCTCCCTGGCGCTGCTCAGTGAAGTCAACAGCGCGCTACCGGCTCCGCTGGATATGAACAGCAACACCATCACAAAAAATGTACTGGAAGTGGATTATCGCATCCCGACGGGCAGCAGTGTGGGCTACCTTGAAATCATCACATCGCCCTGGAACGCCGACCATGTGCTTCTGGCTGTGCTGGGCAGCAACGTCACTGGCTTGCAATTAGCCGGAGACGCGCTCAGCAACCCCGAGTTGCGCACTGGCCTGGCTGGTAATTTCTCAATTGTCGTCAACGACCAAATTCTCAGCGCCGACACTCGTGAAATTGCTGCCTATGAAGTTCCCCAAGCGGGAGATGCTGCTGAAGAAACCGCGCTCACCGATCTCATGCCAGAAACCCCTGTACAAGGCCGCGCGCCGTGGATATTGCCCACCATGGCCGGTGTTCTGGTTCTGATATTAATTGTGATCGCCATCGCGGCTTCTGGCTGGTGGCGACAACGTCGACAGAACGCATAAACAAGACCAGTTTCGTCCATTTTGTGGAATAGCACAAGGTGGGTGTGGGAGACAAAGCTCCCCGCACCCACCTTTTCTATAACACCGATCCTATCCAACTGACTTTCGTATTTTTCTCGCGAGCAATAATTGATGCAATGAAAAAAATCGCGCTTTTCCGAGTTTGGGACACACATCCCATCGATAAGAGCATTGTTAAGGTGATC comes from the Chloroflexota bacterium genome and includes:
- a CDS encoding sugar transferase; the encoded protein is EFDERLRMDITYIERRCLRLDIQIFVRTLFSVLQQEGAY
- a CDS encoding diguanylate cyclase; the encoded protein is MEFRLYLQMLRRSWWIIFLTAFSALIIALGFVYFATPIYRASTLLIVSPNIEAIGDENQYQIVSSLVALDKRSIVGTYAEILNSGTVYNNTLTKMGLGIESMIDYEYFTVVLPDANILELAVEGPNPATVTVLANSLSQSAVEYISDLYTVYDIDILDAATQPIKPVRPQPVRDAALAFTLGLLLGAVLAIVREQLRTPLEALLERTQVDGISQAYNRRYFTDQLDSLTGKSPDILVALGLVKLDGLSNYLTVLPQPVIQQLLRQITAIMRKELRGNDIIGRWDDVTFSIMLPDTPGKAAYSTLGRVQMALSTPMRFSHDGEVILLSPKVGIGERLQGDGATVLVERAEGALDEAEHDESGLILFKTRALIGF
- a CDS encoding lipopolysaccharide biosynthesis protein; the protein is MTSEADTRSAFVKKKAIQGTFWSYLSFIIGKLLSFATTIILARLLLPEEFGLVGYATVVIDYLDVLNTLGMGTAIISRKDRIEEASNIAFYSSTILSIVLYLLAWVAAPFAAAYFSEPAVTPLLRVIALTLPIYALGAIPGAHIQKNLRFKIKIIPDFSRSFSKGLVSVVLAWAGFGVWSLIWGQIVSAFIVVILNWILGKWRPTRVFDRQVSKEMLTFGGHIVAIGFIGVLLNNVDYLIVGRVLGAAALGYYTLAYRMPELVIRTINLGVDRVAHPILSTLQWDQEQLRSVYRNYLRYTSLAILPAGVGLAILSAPIIRIFYSSEWLASIPVMRWIAIAVMVGALGHIPGVLYKAINRPDILNKLALIKLPLTIAILWYGSRWGIVGVALGHVLLAFIKVTLDTVVAGRFVNFGLWQVFKTISPAFWGAIIMGAAILPLHLIPNFSDIPKLITAIILGAGVFIAIVYWLDPTLIHKSKSMLRGVFQK
- a CDS encoding glycosyltransferase; this translates as MRRLDHPRVSAIITTYNCQAFISDAITSVLSQTRPVDEFIIVDDGSTDATRTVIQRFSGYGIQLITQENQGPGAARNTGIRASSGDLIAFLDCDDIWLPHKTQVQADYLKGWPRDSLVGAHSWWWNTYSDVWTVKRRGIPRGKDKAPEILIHNFVGNPSATLFRRELFEQVGIFDESLHWGEDWELWMRILQQLEMGFIPEPLIIYRWHSGNISHERMWERFTYLENIALTQIGAYPHRIQRLFLQGRAKARWALERSWHLRSRNAPRIRRLGYLGRAFLYSPFEQLGEKFKLLISTVLGTTKYRALQDLMARRGSGKSAARADKDLNKPDCRTLLKPAPGLSYSFCSPEKAE
- a CDS encoding glycosyltransferase, which produces MYIAHMIDSLTVGGAQTLILTFAKALREINTESSIQHKFAVINLGYSTIQKSLEDQGAVVFTLESDRLISPKENLALLGILRREKFDAVHSHLTRSNILGAVLGSLMGIPSVCTLHSTSEDPRHHNPKRYQLETWALQNFAHKVFAVGHSVAQVHQARFQSKTIEILLNPVDEIPEIAPKARLRLRAALSGDARRPLIIAVGRLLPPKGYQDLISAFAILRKTHPEAFLAIAGKGFLQDDLAQQIERSGLHGHARLLGNREDVPALLKAADIFASSSHWEGLPLAILEAMSAGLPIVATDVGDIAHIVNAQRGLVVPPHKPKAIADALAQLLSDPDQRRAFGKAGMVYVAREHNALAWTQYLLDTYEAIQYDRSVRNLLR
- a CDS encoding glycosyltransferase family 4 protein — translated: MKENLSVVMLVNEFPPLKVGGGERQAEQLSMQLVRQGLIVGVITRGTQGLPDYETRDGFWVQRIQPRGAGKLKSLSFLFGTMRQLWQRRSDYHIIHAHLAFTPAIAAALTGKLLRKPVIVKFGNSGEFGDVQVSQATRRGRVKLALLRRWGKRFIALDQAMHAELLNAGFDPQRVQRMDNGVDAVQFQPADDRQFHKAELGLSGKTVLLFIGRLEAQKSLPLLIESFHTLSQSRPKVFLLLVGDGPDRPALAAQILALGLREQVRFVGNIRDVRPYLAASDIFVLPSVSEGMSNALLEAMSSGLACVVTRVGNAAEMLQNGACGVLVEPGNPHNLSGAFNMLLQNPKRLHTFGQKARQRVEEHYAIQIVGRKYQALYEELLHANSVFH